In Ammospiza caudacuta isolate bAmmCau1 chromosome 2, bAmmCau1.pri, whole genome shotgun sequence, a genomic segment contains:
- the CREG1 gene encoding protein CREG1 isoform X1 yields MSVSSAMARLPLLLCAASGLLLAAVAAIPPPEEAARMARYVLHSCDWGALATLSAQEGLRGRPFANIFSLSDGPPGPCGGSGVPYLYLTDMEISVQDLEVNSNASLTVSLAQTPYCRKHKYDPQNPLCAHIIFVGSIVKVNDSEADIAKKALFTRHPEMESWPKDHNWFFAKFNITNIWVLDYFGGLKIVTPEEYYSVKP; encoded by the exons ATGTCTGTGTCCTCAGCCATGGCGCGGTTGCCGCTCCTCCTGTGCGCCGCatcggggctgctgctggcggcCGTGGCGGCCATCCCGCCGCCCGAGGAGGCGGCGCGGATGGCGCGCTACGTCTTGCACAGCTGCGACTGGGGCGCGCTGGCCACGCTGTCGGCGCAGGAGGGGCTGCGCGGCCGCCCCTTCGCCAACATCTTCTCCCTCAGCGACGGCCCGCCCGGGCCCTGCGGCGGCAGCGGCGTGCCCTACTTGTACCTGACCGACATGGAGATCTCCGTGCAGGACCTGGAG GTCAATTCAAATGCCTCCTTGACTGTGTCTTTGGCACAGACTCCTTACTGCAGGAAGCACAAATATGATCCCCAGAACCCCCTCTGTGCCCACATCATCTTTGTTGGGAGCATTGTAAAG GTGAATGATTCAGAAGCAGACATAGCCAAAAAAGCATTATTCACTCGCCACCCTGAAATGGAAAGTTGGCCCAAGGATCACAATTGGTTCTTTGCCAAATTCAACATCACCAATATTTGGGTCCTGGACTACTTTGGTGGATTGAAAATTGTGACACCAGAAGAGTACTACAGTGTCAAGCCTTA G
- the CREG1 gene encoding protein CREG1 isoform X2 — MSVSSAMARLPLLLCAASGLLLAAVAAIPPPEEAARMARYVLHSCDWGALATLSAQEGLRGRPFANIFSLSDGPPGPCGGSGVPYLYLTDMEISVQDLEVNSNASLTVSLAQTPYCRKHKYDPQNPLCAHIIFVGSIVKVNDSEADIAKKALFTRHPEMESWPKDHNWFFAKFNITNIWVLDYFGGLKIVTPEEYYSVKP, encoded by the exons ATGTCTGTGTCCTCAGCCATGGCGCGGTTGCCGCTCCTCCTGTGCGCCGCatcggggctgctgctggcggcCGTGGCGGCCATCCCGCCGCCCGAGGAGGCGGCGCGGATGGCGCGCTACGTCTTGCACAGCTGCGACTGGGGCGCGCTGGCCACGCTGTCGGCGCAGGAGGGGCTGCGCGGCCGCCCCTTCGCCAACATCTTCTCCCTCAGCGACGGCCCGCCCGGGCCCTGCGGCGGCAGCGGCGTGCCCTACTTGTACCTGACCGACATGGAGATCTCCGTGCAGGACCTGGAG GTCAATTCAAATGCCTCCTTGACTGTGTCTTTGGCACAGACTCCTTACTGCAGGAAGCACAAATATGATCCCCAGAACCCCCTCTGTGCCCACATCATCTTTGTTGGGAGCATTGTAAAG GTGAATGATTCAGAAGCAGACATAGCCAAAAAAGCATTATTCACTCGCCACCCTGAAATGGAAAGTTGGCCCAAGGATCACAATTGGTTCTTTGCCAAATTCAACATCACCAATATTTGGGTCCTGGACTACTTTGGTGGATTGAAAATTGTGACACCAGAAGAGTACTACAGTGTCAAGCCTTAG